DNA from Hwangdonia lutea:
TTTAAAACCATCTTTTTCGGTGTGTAGCGTATACAATTCAAAAGGGGCAATATTATCAAAGTTAAAGGTTCCGTTGGCATCCGTCATTTGTCTTGCTACTTCAATATTGTCTTCATCTTTTAAAACAATAAGCGTATTAGGCAGTTTAATTTTTGTAACCAAATCAATGGCTTTTCCTTCTATAGATTGAACAATTTCGTCATTAACCGCGGTATAAATATCAAAACTACCCTTACCATTGGGTTTATTTGATGAAACATAACCTTTGGTTTTTGTGGCTAAAAAATAACCTATTTCATCGTAACTGGAATTGATGGTGTTTCCAAGATTTCTTGGTGCTTTATACGAATCACTAAGAATTCTACTCACAAACAAATCATAACCGCCAAAACCTTGATGCCCTTTTGAGGAGAAATACAAATGTTTCCCATCCATAGATAAGGACGGGTATTTTTCATCGGACGTCGTGTTGATTGAATGCCCTAAATTTTTAGGTGTACCCAAGGTGCCATCGGCTTTAACATCTGCTACATAAATATCGTAGCCACCAACAGACCCGGGCATGTTCGAAGAAAAATAAAGCTTATCGCCCTTTCGATTTAAAAAAGGTGTTTCAATTGAAACATTGTTTTTATTAATGCTCAAGAGTTCCTCGTTTATCCAATTGCCATGAGAGCCTTCTTCAAGATTGGCCTTGTATAATTTATATTCGAGTGATTTTTTTCGGTTACTTCGTGTAAAATAGACGGTTTTTTGATCTGGCGAAAACGTAAGTTGGTCTTCACTGGCGTTGGTGTTTAACATTCTTGAAAATAGTAAAGGTCGACTTAAAGCGCCATTTTTACTAACATTTAAACAATACAATTCTTTGTAAGCTTCGTTGGTGTTTGAATCTATTTTTGCCAATCCACCAAGTTTTTTAGACGAAACCATAATGAGCTTATTTCTAAAAAAACCGGTGCCAATTTCTGAATATTTGGTATTTACACCAGCATCTAAAAGTTCAAAATTAAAACCATTGGCGCCAATTTCGTAAGATGAGAATGGAGTATTATAAGATAAGGCGGTTTTTTTAGCGTTGATATTTCCTGCGATAAAACTTGACGACCCTTGGCTAAATATAAAATTTGAGATAAGACAAATGATAACGAATACCTTAGTTTTCATTTTAAAGAGGGTTTTGGATTAATTAGTATTTTAAAAATAGCTGTTAATCCAAGATAAAATGAAATTTACTAGACTAAGTACGATTTAATTCGATAAGTCATTGTTTATCAGTGGTTTTTGGGTTTTTATGATTTAGGAATTTAAACGCAATAAATCATCTAAATAATCCCTGGTGTTGGAGAGTCTGGGTATTTTATGTTGGCCGCCTAATTTGTTGTTTTGTTTAAGCCAATCATAAAACAAACGTTCACGAGCCATATGGATTTTAGGTTTATTAAGGGTTAAATTGTTGTAGCGTTTAGCTTCGTAATCTGAGTTTGAAGCCTTTAAGGCATTGTCGAACAATTCATTAAAATAATTGAGGTCTTTTGGAGGTGTTTTAAATTCAATAAGCCACTCGTGTGCGCCTTTTTCTTTGCCGTTCATAAAAATAGGTGCTGCCGTATAATC
Protein-coding regions in this window:
- a CDS encoding OmpA family protein; this encodes MKTKVFVIICLISNFIFSQGSSSFIAGNINAKKTALSYNTPFSSYEIGANGFNFELLDAGVNTKYSEIGTGFFRNKLIMVSSKKLGGLAKIDSNTNEAYKELYCLNVSKNGALSRPLLFSRMLNTNASEDQLTFSPDQKTVYFTRSNRKKSLEYKLYKANLEEGSHGNWINEELLSINKNNVSIETPFLNRKGDKLYFSSNMPGSVGGYDIYVADVKADGTLGTPKNLGHSINTTSDEKYPSLSMDGKHLYFSSKGHQGFGGYDLFVSRILSDSYKAPRNLGNTINSSYDEIGYFLATKTKGYVSSNKPNGKGSFDIYTAVNDEIVQSIEGKAIDLVTKIKLPNTLIVLKDEDNIEVARQMTDANGTFNFDNIAPFELYTLHTEKDGFKDAVFEFLANRNFDTTYNKNLELNTTEPVITEVDDELRIVLENIYFDFAKYSIKEESTISLNKIIKVLNDNPNISLAIHAHTDIRGNDAYNLKLSKQRAKSALNYLIKNGIDKGRLTSKGYGETKPLIDCKTNSCTDEEHQSNRRIEFVILD